One window from the genome of Actinomycetota bacterium encodes:
- a CDS encoding succinylglutamate desuccinylase/aspartoacylase family protein — translation GRARPPAVIAPVRVAGEEVSPGTRADLSCAVSESYTGDRLSIPVAVLHGAQTGPRMFVTAAVHGDELNGVAACRELIQRLDPQRLRGTILVAPLVNILGVQLHSRYLPDRRDLNRAFPGSPTGSLAARIARVVLDEIVVASDLGVDLHTAANRRTNVPQVRIDTADPHTLQLAEAFGAPYILSAATRPGSLREVAADRGVPVLTFEGGEALRFDTDAIQVAAEGILRLLHHLQMTDQAPDPPHDPPVVMYDSRWIRAERGGILDLQVGPGDQVRAGQTLWATTDPFGRERSAVDSPDDGVVIGATTLPLVSPGDAVLHVGLIGERPPHEDDPSEEEDQVEDDHPA, via the coding sequence GGACGGGCCCGCCCGCCGGCGGTGATCGCGCCCGTTCGTGTCGCCGGCGAGGAGGTCTCACCGGGGACGCGAGCGGACCTGTCGTGCGCCGTGTCCGAGTCGTACACCGGCGACCGCCTGTCGATCCCCGTCGCCGTGTTGCACGGCGCGCAGACCGGTCCGCGGATGTTCGTCACGGCGGCGGTCCACGGCGACGAACTCAACGGTGTCGCGGCGTGCCGCGAGCTGATCCAGCGTCTGGACCCCCAGCGCCTGCGCGGCACCATCCTGGTCGCGCCGCTCGTGAACATCCTGGGTGTGCAGCTGCACAGCCGGTACCTGCCTGACCGCCGCGACCTCAACCGCGCCTTCCCGGGGTCGCCCACCGGGTCGCTCGCGGCCCGCATCGCCCGGGTGGTCCTCGACGAGATCGTGGTCGCCAGCGACCTCGGTGTGGACCTGCACACCGCTGCGAACCGACGCACCAACGTGCCGCAGGTGAGGATCGACACCGCCGACCCGCACACGTTGCAACTCGCCGAGGCGTTCGGCGCGCCCTACATCCTGTCGGCCGCGACCCGTCCCGGATCACTGCGTGAGGTCGCGGCGGACCGGGGTGTGCCCGTGCTGACGTTCGAGGGCGGTGAGGCCCTGCGCTTCGACACCGACGCGATCCAGGTCGCCGCCGAGGGGATACTGCGCCTGCTGCACCATCTGCAGATGACCGACCAGGCCCCCGACCCGCCGCACGACCCGCCGGTCGTGATGTACGACTCGCGGTGGATCCGCGCCGAACGGGGCGGGATCCTGGACCTGCAGGTCGGGCCCGGCGATCAGGTCCGGGCCGGTCAGACGCTGTGGGCGACGACCGACCCCTTCGGCCGCGAACGATCGGCGGTGGACAGCCCCGACGATGGCGTGGTGATCGGCGCGACCACCCTGCCGCTGGTCTCACCGGGCGACGCTGTTCTGCACGTGGGGCTGATCGGCGAGCGTCCGCCCCACGAGGACGATCCCAGCGAGGAAGAGGACCAGGTGGAGGACGACCATCCCGCGTGA